In Trichoderma asperellum chromosome 1, complete sequence, a single window of DNA contains:
- a CDS encoding uncharacterized protein (TransMembrane:11 (o47-67i122-144o164-183i195-218o230-251i302-321o327-347i383-402o422-444i456-474o486-511i)~EggNog:ENOG41), with the protein MGTDSRDSTPENQETDALNSSAVFNPRVINIDAQERSWKPTLHRDRYFGSLVFNVAAFILPALYGTLSKLWVADIDSSMVVTTDAYTYMNTASEAINEGLPRAAWVIIGDKASRNLAERLQLTHTLIAFQSLLGFILSVIFLGAAPRFADSFVPEEVRAASLTYVRITSFTVLSGAIETAVASATRSLDKPDVPLVISSVKFAVNIILDLLIISRYHVGSFQPTVNMQGIIQLACNLTAALVGLAYFLYFVSFSALRKQHQDHLEGHSIESRSFTSPSIRGLRILLRPGLICFTESAIRNALYLWLVTTVIALGSVYATAWGVFNTIRWGLVMVPVQALEATSLQFIGHKWGQWRQHIGIHNRRPRASGKEIYNLIDPALRSLVIALIIEVPMAIFLSAFGARPFALYISGSSEVADVTAHMWRTIDWCYIFYAMSTQLATILLATRPKWYLYQSLASNLLYVLPWAIVCQVVHLDENNAWTYHSLIFGGSLVFSFFDVLIVVGIWMWTLWAGRARLEMIQN; encoded by the coding sequence ATGGGTACCGATAGTCGGGACAGCACTCCCGAGAACCAAGAGACCGATGCGTTGAACTCTTCGGCGGTCTTCAACCCGAGAGTGATTAATATCGACGCACAAGAAAGATCATGGAAGCCAACGCTGCATCGTGATCGCTATTTTGGATCGCTCGTCTTCAACGTGGCAGCATTTATTCTTCCCGCTCTCTACGGAACGCTATCAAAACTCTGGGTGGCTGATATCGATTCCTCAATGGTGGTTACAACAGATGCCTATACCTATATGAACACTGCCTCTGAGGCTATCAACGAAGGCCTTCCAAGAGCCGCCTGGGTCATCATTGGGGATAAGGCATCGCGGAATCTTGCTGAGCGTCTGCAATTAACACACACCTTGATTGCTTTCCAGTCTCTGCTAGGATTTATATTGAGtgtcatcttcctcggcGCTGCGCCAAGATTTGCCGACAGTTTTGTACCGGAAGAAGTGCGCGCTGCGAGCCTGACTTATGTGCGCATTACTTCTTTCACCGTCTTGAGCGGTGCGATTGAAACTGCTGTTGCATCAGCCACGAGATCCTTGGACAAGCCTGATGTCCCGTTGGTCATCAGCTCGGTCAAGTTCGCCGTTAATATTATTCTGGATTTGCTAATCATCTCTCGTTACCATGTCGGCTCTTTCCAACCAACCGTCAACATGCAGGGCATCATTCAGTTGGCCTGTAATTTGACAGCCGCGCTCGTGGGACTGGCTTATTTCCTCTACTTTGTgagcttctctgctctccGGAAACAGCATCAAGATCACCTGGAGGGCCACTCCATAGAGAGTCGCAGTTTTACTTCTCCAAGCATTCGAGGACTACGGATCCTGCTGAGGCCTGGGCTCATCTGTTTTACCGAATCAGCTATCAGAAATGCGCTATATCTTTGGCTTGTCACCACTGTTATTGCACTAGGATCAGTGTATGCCACTGCTTGGGGCGTTTTCAACACCATTCGTTGGGGCTTGGTCATGGTTCCTGTGCAGGCACTCGAAGCAACATCTCTCCAATTCATCGGCCATAAATGGGGACAGTGGCGACAACACATTGGGATCCATAACAGAAGGCCAAGAGCAAGCGGGAAAGAGATCTATAACCTCATCGACCCTGCCCTACGATCACTTGTGATAGCCCTAATAATTGAGGTTCCTATGGCAATATTTCTCTCCGCATTCGGTGCCCGGCCATTTGCGCTCTATATTAGTGGATCGAGCGAAGTAGCCGATGTCACTGCGCACATGTGGCGGACAATTGACTGGTGCTATATCTTTTACGCAATGTCAACACAACTTGCGACTATTTTGCTAGCTACAAGGCCGAAGTGGTATTTGTATCAAAGCTTAGCAAGCAACTTGCTATATGTTCTCCCCTGGGCAATAGTGTGCCAGGTTGTCCATTTAGACGAGAATAATGCATGGACTTACCATAGTCTCATATTTGGAGGCAGTCTtgtttttagcttttttgaCGTTCTGATAGTGGTTGGCATCTGGATGTGGACTCTGTGGGCAGGAAGAGCGAGGCTAGAGATGATCCAAAACTAG
- a CDS encoding uncharacterized protein (TransMembrane:3 (o20-39i202-223o229-247i)), which yields MGLVLSIWRVVVDVATFWRKVTAFSLLLPIAMLVFLTPLKKLLSWYTRKNPVKLWLELLRNAETFEDWEEAALHLDNLLGLDLWRNNPTSKYYDWALITERLDSLIIAREENNYEQLVNLLRSGLVRNLGNISVPKLYNRSFSGTKYLIEEYIAQVAESVEDISTLPTSAASGLYAHDKALTNQMKLDFIHDTRQAFGRSTLVLQGGAIFGLCHLGVVKALFLRGLLPRIITGTATGALIAALVAIHTEEELPGVLRGDGIDLSAFASKGRNEDGQIPAQQSLGSRWNTLMRRIRRFSREGYFLDVTVLEECVRANVGDLTFEEAYNRSKRVLNITVATDGQGAGVPTLLNYITAPNVLIWTAAVASNASSPSLYGHSKVTILCKDAHGNIVPWAPANTTDFRHWTHASYTDRDSPLRRIAELFNVNHFIVSQARPYLIPFLQSDMHGPSLLETRSKTTQLSAFLVRMVGLEIRHRLRQLDSLRLVPASIRRFLIDEQVPAASMTLVPEVTASDFVRLLETPTQDTLNYWILRGERSVWPAVAALKIRCTVENELDRSYQVVRKLKAGDLRRKGSMAGFTDSGR from the exons ATGGGGTTAGTGCTGTCTATATggagggtggtggtggacGTGGCTACGTTCTGGCGCAAGGTAACGGCGTTTTCATTGTTGCTCCCCATCGCAATGCTCGTCTTTCTGACGCCCTTGAAGAAGCTCTTGAGCTGGTATACGCGAAAGAACCCTGTCAAGCTGtggcttgagctgctgcgcaaTGCAGAGACGTTTGAGGATTGGGAGGAGGCGGCACTTCATCTCGACAACTTGCTGGGACTCGACCTGTG GAGGAATAATCCGACATCTAAATATTACGATTGGGCGCTTATAACAGAACGTCTAGACTCCTTAATAATCGCACGAGAAGAGAACAACTATGAGCAGCTCGTCAACTTGCTTCGCTCGGGCCTCGTACGCAACCTCGGGAATATTTCCGTACCGAAGCTATATAATCGATCTTTCTCGGGGACAAAATACCTGATTGAAGAATACATCGCCCAAGTGGCCGAATCAGTGGAAGACATAAGCACTCTTCCAACGAGTGCCGCGTCTGGCCTGTATGCTCATGACAAAGCATTAACAAATCAGATGAAGTTGGATTTCATCCATGATACAAGACAGGCGTTTGGGCGGAGTACACTGGTCCTTCAAGGTGGCGCCATCTTTGGTCTTTGCCATCTTGGAGTGGTCAAAGCCCTGTTCCTCAGAGGCCTATTGCCGCGAATCATCACCGGAACGGCGACTGGTGCATTGATCGCAGCGTTGGTAGCCATACATACCGAAGAGGAGCTACCAGGCGTTCTCCGGGGCGATGGCATCGATCTCAGTGCCTTTGCATCCAAGGGGAGAAATGAGGATGGCCAAATTCCTGCTCAGCAGTCACTAGGCTCGCGATGGAATACTCTAATGCGAAGAATTCGACGGTTCTCGAGGGAGGGCTACTTCTTGGACGTTACCGTTCTTGAGGAATGCGTGAGAGCAAATGTTGGCGACTTAACATTCGAGGAGGCGTATAATCGCAGCAAAAGAGTCCTGAATATAACCGTGGCGACTGATGGTCAGGGGGCTGGTGTCCCGACTCTCTTAAACTATATCACTGCGCCGAATGTG TTGATTTGGACGGCCGCTGTCGCCTCGAATGCATCTTCGCCCTCTTTATATGGCCATTCCAAGGTCACAATTCTGTGCAAAGATGCGCATGGCAACATTGTTCCTTGGGCTCCGGCAAACACAACCGACTTCCGCCACTGGACTCATGCTTCCTACACAGACCGTGATTCCCCTCTTAGACGGATTGCCGAGCTGTTCAACGTGAACCATTTTATTGTTAGTCAAGCTAGGCCTTATCTGATTCCCTTTTTACAATCTGATATGCATGGACCATCTCTACTGGAGACTCGAAGCAAGACGACCCAGCTTTCGGCTTTTCTCGTTCGTATGGTGGGACTCGAAATAAGGCACCGCCTGCGGCAGCTGGATTCGCTCCGTCTTGTACCGGCGAGTATCCGTCGCTTCTTGATAGACGAGCAAGTGCCTGCGGCATCGATGACGCTGGTACCTGAAGTTACTGCTAGTGACTTTGTTCGCCTGCTTGAGACACCCACTCAAGATACTCTGAATTATTGGATATTGAGGGGTGAGAGGAGTGTGTGGCCCGCGGTGGCGGCGCTCAAGATACGGTGTACTGTTGAGAACGAATTGGATCGGTCTTATCAAGTTGTGCGGAAGCTCAAAGCAGGCGACTTGAGGCGCAAGGGAAGCATGGCAGGATTCACTGATAGCGGGCGTTAA